Proteins from a genomic interval of Methanohalophilus levihalophilus:
- a CDS encoding DUF432 domain-containing protein yields MIMLYYTNDVFTLESDMTGDIQKNNYGSFGSSKDLTLGDLEISVFEENGISYYKRIQEDVEVKKVLSSVDADIVINPIEPVNLPKDISSYLLVEFESPLLVPSLSNKTIYVTFPIEIGIFLQTKKSLEVIDIVSIVRPKFTLYGTSSDGIICRYHKSAIYSEIPVLSSFEMGVIELTIDNKSEQIAEVNKIVLSAYGMKIYYDEALVSMKANMEINSKKIAETKFIDHPILGDMLRSRELYSLSKIHLNSTKYVMEKGI; encoded by the coding sequence ATGATAATGCTTTATTATACCAACGATGTATTTACTTTGGAGAGCGATATGACGGGGGACATCCAGAAAAATAATTATGGTTCATTCGGTTCTTCGAAAGACCTGACATTGGGTGATTTGGAAATATCAGTTTTTGAAGAGAATGGAATTTCCTATTATAAGCGGATACAAGAGGATGTGGAAGTCAAAAAGGTCCTTTCATCGGTTGATGCGGATATTGTAATCAATCCAATTGAACCTGTCAACCTCCCGAAAGATATTTCTTCATACCTGCTGGTCGAATTTGAATCTCCTTTGCTTGTCCCTTCGCTATCAAACAAGACAATATACGTTACTTTCCCGATAGAAATCGGAATTTTTCTTCAGACAAAAAAGAGCCTTGAAGTAATTGACATTGTTTCAATCGTTCGACCGAAGTTTACCTTATACGGGACTTCCAGTGATGGAATTATATGCAGATATCATAAATCGGCTATATATTCTGAAATTCCGGTTCTGTCTTCCTTTGAAATGGGCGTAATTGAGTTGACTATCGACAACAAAAGTGAACAGATTGCCGAGGTAAACAAAATTGTTCTGAGTGCTTATGGTATGAAAATATATTATGATGAAGCTCTTGTTTCAATGAAGGCAAATATGGAAATCAATAGCAAGAAAATAGCCGAAACAAAGTTTATTGATCATCCTATTCTTGGAGATATGTTAAGATCAAGGGAATTATATTCCCTGAGTAAAATTCATCTTAATTCAACAAAATATGTTATGGAAAAAGGAATATGA
- a CDS encoding mechanosensitive ion channel family protein: MNSSTSLVSLVGHPSILPILLSVIIVIAAVIIGKALGFYLKRTFSDRISEGNAEIISKAVYYSVIIFTIVFVLLPALGIEASSFLVAGGILGIIIGFASQSIVGNLISGLFLIIERPIEIGQQVDIGGNVGIVEDISIISTIIRTYDGLYVRIPNEKVFTSDITNYVANVARRFEYKVGVRYSDDADRAIGIVKKMIDDHPLALKNPAPQLFVSELADNAVTIVVRIWSPATEWYSLKTEMLWKIKKTLEENGIEIAFPQRTVWFANELSLKEKSYDSKDNTIGK; encoded by the coding sequence ATGAATAGTAGCACTTCACTTGTTTCTCTTGTTGGTCATCCTTCAATTCTGCCTATTTTGCTATCGGTTATAATAGTAATTGCAGCTGTGATCATTGGAAAGGCTCTTGGTTTCTATTTGAAAAGGACTTTTTCTGACAGGATTAGTGAAGGCAATGCCGAGATTATCAGCAAGGCAGTCTACTATTCCGTAATCATATTCACTATTGTTTTCGTGCTTTTGCCAGCCTTGGGGATAGAAGCCTCAAGTTTCCTGGTAGCCGGTGGAATCCTCGGTATAATTATCGGATTTGCTAGTCAGAGTATTGTAGGAAACCTGATTTCAGGACTTTTCCTGATTATTGAAAGACCCATTGAAATAGGGCAGCAGGTTGATATTGGCGGGAATGTTGGCATAGTTGAGGATATCAGTATCATTTCTACGATAATCAGGACTTATGACGGGCTTTACGTTAGAATCCCCAATGAGAAAGTTTTCACAAGTGATATCACAAATTACGTTGCAAACGTTGCACGAAGATTTGAATATAAAGTAGGGGTGCGTTATAGCGATGACGCCGATCGGGCTATTGGCATTGTCAAAAAAATGATTGACGATCATCCCCTGGCTCTGAAAAATCCTGCTCCCCAGCTTTTTGTAAGTGAGCTGGCGGATAATGCGGTGACAATAGTTGTAAGGATATGGAGTCCTGCAACAGAGTGGTATTCCCTTAAAACCGAAATGCTCTGGAAAATAAAGAAAACACTGGAAGAAAACGGAATAGAAATAGCATTTCCACAGAGAACGGTTTGGTTTGCAAATGAACTTTCTCTCAAAGAAAAAAGCTATGATTCAAAAGACAATACAATCGGGAAATAA
- a CDS encoding glycogen synthase → MLKRKCIIIAGEEAGPKSNKMGGIWNVIDAEVNTLASMLADGTLKEENVPRIFVAGPYFGHSGSDWNKGLNRITDLSEFDEYEPDEELSSIFEKLNAEGIEIVIGSRNLHGIEVVHLMFKTNNFCRESVEYKGQTICLENKIKAEAYDLVGLDSLTYEELPNRNEYSHYLNLSYAISEFVNALVDIRTDKSKQYEDKAMSEFVASLMPTLYVSLHCHEFGVFYSIARLKKLGVTINSVATHHATIPGRAAGHRSIQKIRDNDSSWGENVSLNMGALESLSSYADVVTAVGDSTKKEIKLFYGIDSIIVRNGIDLESVEFDKLWEKKKQCRERMQKIAVEKLYNAYDGLALSPEKIIPIFSISRIEIENKGYPDLLDSLVLLDRMVKIEIEGGRLDEDYRVICFIITAHGPKTNLPGNFPLQFPEETLMGEEIRLQKMIVDRGLECSKLSTGKRYVSAVLYPQWLSKNDGGFDMSVDEFMAGCIAGIFPSRYEPFLLTGLEAGKEATPSVVSKVCGFSDALQTLKRLVMGMGGVVVVDNIDLSYLETVADYALAMDYFIDTYTYDKVKYNLLCQEANLLARDMNWREPVKQYYEMLTGKKAI, encoded by the coding sequence ATGCTTAAGCGGAAGTGCATTATTATTGCCGGCGAGGAAGCCGGTCCGAAATCCAACAAGATGGGCGGAATATGGAACGTTATTGACGCAGAGGTAAATACTCTTGCCTCGATGCTTGCAGACGGAACCCTAAAGGAAGAAAACGTCCCCCGTATTTTTGTAGCTGGTCCTTACTTCGGCCATAGCGGATCCGATTGGAACAAAGGCTTAAACAGGATTACAGATCTCAGCGAGTTTGATGAGTATGAACCAGATGAGGAACTGAGTTCGATATTTGAGAAACTCAATGCAGAAGGCATAGAAATAGTCATCGGATCCAGAAACTTGCATGGCATAGAAGTAGTACACCTGATGTTCAAAACCAACAACTTTTGCAGGGAGTCCGTTGAGTATAAAGGGCAAACTATATGTCTGGAAAATAAAATAAAGGCCGAAGCTTACGATCTTGTAGGTCTTGATTCCTTAACCTATGAAGAATTGCCCAACCGGAATGAATATTCCCATTACCTGAACCTTTCATATGCAATATCCGAATTTGTCAATGCGCTCGTAGATATTCGGACAGATAAGTCCAAACAATATGAAGACAAGGCAATGTCGGAATTTGTGGCTTCCCTGATGCCTACACTATATGTTTCATTACACTGCCATGAGTTCGGTGTTTTCTACTCAATTGCCCGGCTCAAGAAACTTGGTGTAACAATTAATTCCGTGGCCACTCATCATGCCACAATTCCAGGCAGGGCTGCAGGGCACCGTTCCATTCAAAAAATCCGCGATAACGACAGTTCATGGGGAGAAAATGTTTCTCTCAACATGGGGGCGCTTGAATCTTTGTCTTCATACGCTGATGTTGTAACGGCGGTAGGCGATTCTACAAAAAAGGAAATAAAATTGTTCTACGGTATTGATTCTATCATTGTAAGAAATGGAATCGATCTCGAGTCTGTTGAATTTGACAAACTGTGGGAAAAGAAAAAGCAGTGCCGTGAAAGAATGCAAAAAATCGCAGTTGAGAAACTGTACAATGCATATGATGGATTAGCTCTTTCCCCGGAAAAAATCATTCCAATATTTTCCATATCCCGTATTGAAATTGAGAACAAAGGTTATCCTGACTTGCTTGATTCTCTTGTTCTTTTAGACAGGATGGTGAAAATTGAAATAGAAGGTGGCAGGCTTGATGAAGACTACAGGGTTATTTGTTTCATAATCACTGCGCACGGTCCCAAAACAAATTTGCCTGGAAATTTCCCTCTGCAATTCCCGGAGGAAACATTGATGGGTGAAGAGATAAGGCTTCAAAAAATGATCGTTGACAGGGGTCTTGAATGTTCCAAGCTATCAACAGGCAAAAGATATGTTTCTGCTGTTCTTTACCCCCAATGGCTTTCAAAAAATGATGGGGGGTTCGATATGTCAGTTGATGAGTTTATGGCAGGCTGCATTGCAGGTATTTTCCCGTCAAGATATGAGCCATTCCTTCTGACCGGGCTGGAAGCCGGGAAAGAGGCAACTCCCAGTGTTGTAAGCAAAGTATGCGGATTCAGTGACGCTCTCCAGACACTCAAGCGTCTTGTAATGGGTATGGGGGGTGTTGTAGTCGTGGACAACATTGATTTGTCGTATCTTGAAACAGTTGCTGATTACGCTCTTGCAATGGATTATTTCATAGACACTTACACGTATGACAAGGTAAAATACAATCTCCTGTGTCAGGAAGCCAACCTTCTTGCCAGGGATATGAACTGGAGGGAACCTGTCAAGCAATACTATGAGATGCTTACGGGTAAAAAAGCCATTTGA
- a CDS encoding galactose-1-phosphate uridylyltransferase, with product MSEIRKHYFLDEYCIIASARKRRPSDFSAELPEKNDSKCVFCAGNEDKTPAATAVYKDNKILMDSEKSRIKDWNVRCIPNLYPALSPNPVETGENIDVIPGYGFHEVIVETPFHEKEIQDFSDEEINLLMQVYQDRITRYGSMDGIEYVSLFKNQGKKAGASLAHTHTQLIALPIKPPLFVRELDRIHALDGCPYCAILEKEISGERLLYENDHFIAIAPYFSRVPYELWILPKKHINHIAGFDEKLLNSLGDVIRFSISSLHDCLGGVAYNYMFYQLQDDPEYHFNLKLHPRTSIAAGFEKNTDIYINTLPPEEAVKHLKGEGN from the coding sequence ATGTCAGAAATACGCAAACATTATTTCTTAGATGAATATTGTATAATCGCATCCGCAAGGAAGCGCCGCCCTTCTGATTTTTCAGCGGAATTGCCTGAAAAGAATGATTCAAAATGTGTATTTTGCGCAGGCAATGAGGACAAAACACCTGCAGCAACAGCTGTTTATAAGGATAACAAAATCCTGATGGATTCGGAGAAGTCCAGAATAAAGGATTGGAATGTGCGATGTATTCCTAACCTGTATCCTGCACTTTCTCCAAACCCTGTGGAAACAGGTGAAAATATCGACGTTATTCCGGGTTATGGTTTCCATGAGGTAATTGTGGAAACACCATTCCACGAAAAAGAAATTCAGGATTTTTCGGATGAAGAGATAAATCTTCTTATGCAGGTCTATCAGGATAGGATCACTCGCTATGGTTCAATGGACGGTATTGAATACGTATCCCTTTTCAAAAACCAGGGGAAAAAAGCAGGAGCTTCCCTTGCCCACACACATACCCAGTTAATAGCACTACCCATAAAACCTCCTCTTTTTGTAAGGGAACTGGACAGGATACATGCACTGGACGGATGTCCATATTGTGCCATCTTGGAAAAAGAGATTTCCGGGGAACGGCTGCTTTATGAGAATGATCACTTTATTGCTATAGCTCCTTACTTTTCCAGAGTACCATATGAACTATGGATCTTGCCAAAAAAGCACATTAACCATATAGCAGGTTTCGATGAGAAGCTTCTGAATTCTTTAGGTGATGTGATTCGATTTTCAATCTCAAGTCTTCATGACTGTCTCGGGGGAGTTGCTTACAATTACATGTTCTACCAGCTTCAGGATGATCCGGAATACCATTTCAATCTGAAATTGCATCCAAGAACTTCGATTGCGGCGGGTTTTGAAAAGAATACAGATATTTACATAAACACACTTCCTCCCGAAGAGGCGGTGAAGCATCTCAAAGGAGAAGGGAATTGA